In Candidatus Cetobacterium colombiensis, one genomic interval encodes:
- the lpxA gene encoding acyl-ACP--UDP-N-acetylglucosamine O-acyltransferase: MIEIHSTAIVENGAILEPGVKIGPFCIVGKDVKIGKNTVLQSHVVVEGITEIGENNTIYSFVSIGKVSQDLKYRGEATKTIIGDNNSIREFVTIHRGTDDRWETRIGSNNLLMAYVHVAHDVIVGDNCILANGVTLAGHVVVDDFAIIGGLTPVHQFCRIGAYSMTGGGSAINQDICPFVMAEGNKAVIRGLNTVGLRRKGFTEEDRSNLKKAYRIIFRNGNPLKDALVELENEFPNDKNIKYLVEFIKTSNRGITR, translated from the coding sequence GTGATTGAAATTCATAGCACTGCTATAGTTGAGAATGGAGCAATACTGGAGCCAGGAGTTAAAATAGGTCCTTTCTGTATAGTGGGAAAAGACGTAAAAATAGGTAAAAATACAGTATTACAATCTCATGTTGTAGTTGAAGGAATAACTGAAATAGGAGAAAATAATACAATTTATTCTTTTGTTTCTATTGGAAAAGTCTCGCAAGATTTAAAATATAGAGGAGAGGCAACTAAAACTATAATAGGAGATAACAATAGCATTAGAGAGTTTGTGACAATACACAGAGGAACAGATGATAGATGGGAAACAAGAATAGGAAGTAACAATTTATTAATGGCCTATGTTCATGTGGCACACGATGTTATAGTTGGAGATAATTGTATTTTGGCAAATGGAGTTACCTTAGCAGGACATGTGGTAGTAGATGATTTTGCTATAATAGGAGGACTAACACCTGTTCACCAGTTCTGTAGAATTGGAGCTTATTCGATGACCGGTGGAGGGAGTGCGATTAATCAGGATATTTGTCCATTTGTTATGGCAGAAGGAAATAAAGCTGTTATAAGGGGATTGAATACAGTTGGATTAAGAAGAAAAGGATTTACAGAGGAAGATCGTTCAAACTTAAAGAAAGCATATAGAATTATATTTAGAAATGGAAATCCATTAAAAGATGCTTTAGTTGAACTTGAAAATGAATTCCCTAACGATAAAAATATAAAATATCTTGTAGAATTTATAAAAACTAGTAATAGGGGGATTACAAGATAA
- the fabZ gene encoding 3-hydroxyacyl-ACP dehydratase FabZ, with product MLDVMEIMKRIPHRYPFLLVDRILEMDKEEQKIRGLKNVTINEEFFNGHFPGHPIMPGVLIVEGMAQCLGVLVLDDTEGKVPYFAAIENVKFKAPVRPGDQVIYEVHVNKIRRNIVKATGVAKVDDKVVTEASFTFTIMEK from the coding sequence ATGTTAGATGTTATGGAGATAATGAAGAGAATACCACACAGATATCCGTTTTTATTGGTTGATAGAATTTTAGAGATGGATAAGGAAGAGCAAAAAATAAGAGGATTAAAAAACGTAACAATAAATGAGGAGTTTTTTAATGGTCACTTTCCAGGACATCCAATTATGCCAGGAGTTTTAATTGTAGAAGGAATGGCTCAGTGTTTAGGAGTTTTAGTATTAGACGATACAGAAGGAAAGGTACCTTATTTTGCAGCAATTGAAAACGTAAAATTTAAGGCTCCAGTTAGACCAGGAGATCAAGTAATATATGAGGTACACGTTAATAAAATAAGAAGAAACATAGTAAAGGCTACAGGAGTAGCAAAAGTGGATGATAAAGTGGTGACTGAAGCATCGTTTACATTTACTATTATGGAAAAATAG
- the lpxC gene encoding UDP-3-O-acyl-N-acetylglucosamine deacetylase yields MKRKTLNKEVQYNGIGLHKGEEIKMKLIPTENGGIIFKRVDLEDGKNVILMDIENTFDLTRGTNLKNEFGAAIYTIEHFLSALYIAGITDLIVELDGNELPIGDGSAKVFLEILEEAGIKELSDEVKEIKIEQPLNLTVGDKHIVALPYDGYKITYTIKFDHSFLKSQMLEIVLDMDSYKTEIANARTFGFDYEVEYLKKNNLALGGTLDNAIVIKNDGVLNPSGLRYDDEFVRHKILDLIGDLKVLNRPIKGHIIAIKAGHALDIEFAKLLKKQEEKLC; encoded by the coding sequence ATGAAGAGAAAAACTCTTAATAAAGAAGTTCAGTATAATGGAATTGGTCTTCACAAAGGTGAGGAAATAAAAATGAAATTAATTCCAACTGAAAATGGTGGAATAATTTTTAAAAGAGTGGATTTAGAAGATGGAAAAAATGTAATTTTAATGGATATAGAAAATACATTTGACTTAACTAGAGGAACAAATTTAAAAAATGAATTTGGAGCTGCCATTTACACAATTGAGCACTTTTTATCAGCACTTTATATAGCTGGAATAACAGATTTAATTGTAGAATTAGATGGAAATGAGCTTCCTATTGGAGATGGAAGTGCAAAAGTTTTTCTTGAAATTCTTGAAGAAGCAGGAATAAAAGAGTTAAGCGATGAAGTTAAAGAGATTAAAATCGAGCAACCATTGAATTTAACAGTGGGAGACAAACACATAGTTGCATTGCCTTATGATGGTTACAAAATAACTTATACAATTAAATTTGATCATTCATTTTTGAAAAGTCAAATGTTAGAAATAGTTTTGGATATGGATTCTTACAAAACTGAAATAGCAAACGCTAGAACTTTTGGCTTTGATTATGAAGTTGAGTACTTAAAGAAAAATAACTTAGCATTAGGTGGAACACTAGATAATGCTATTGTTATAAAAAATGATGGAGTTTTAAACCCGAGTGGATTAAGATATGATGATGAATTTGTAAGACACAAAATTTTGGATTTAATAGGAGATTTAAAAGTGTTAAATAGACCTATAAAAGGTCATATAATAGCTATCAAAGCAGGGCATGCTTTAGATATAGAATTTGCAAAATTACTTAAAAAGCAGGAGGAAAAATTATGTTAG
- a CDS encoding ATP-dependent helicase: protein MSILDKLNEKQREAAQKIQGPLLILAGAGSGKTRTITYRIAHMINEKGISPYKILAVTFTNKAAKEMRERVESLIGEDAHKAMISTFHSFGVRLLRVYGDKLGYSANFTIYDTDDQKRVIRGIMKELVVTDKSLTEGAIVSIISKLKENSVSVSDYEKENRFDANYKIILECYRRYNGTLKQNNGMDFSDILVNLHKLLDIQEVLEKLQEKFQYIMVDEYQDTNNIQYNIITKIAAKYRNICVVGDENQSIYGFRGANIKNILDFEKDYKDALVVKLEENYRSTSAILTAANEVIKNNKTSKDKNLWTKKPQGELITIKECSDGREEVNYIIEEIIKRKNSGRSYKEFTILYRTNAQSRLFEEGLLKYNIPYKVFGGMQFYQRAEIKDIVAYLTVINNPQDTINLNRIINVPKRKIGDKSIEKIRDFANEKGISMFEALGKGMEIPGLTSGVKIALDELHAMLKDLIDLTNEGSVSEVFDELIRRVGYFSYLNSTYGVEAEGRIENVEELKNSIVELEKTVDFLTLREYLENISLVSATDDLEGESDYIKLMTIHNSKGLEFPVVFLTGVEDDIFPGSKKVLFNPEELEEERRLCYVAITRAEEKLYLTYARSRFVYGEFLTKMKSRFIDELPSEVLERSERVQDTLPKSRISTQDKKISGFKNIITGEDLKKMKNISNSPFAMGEKVIHTKFGLGKVIEISEKKIGVQFVDGKKDIALALATKFLTKA, encoded by the coding sequence ATGAGTATATTAGATAAATTAAATGAAAAACAAAGAGAAGCAGCTCAAAAAATTCAAGGACCTCTTTTGATTTTAGCGGGAGCTGGTTCAGGAAAAACAAGAACAATTACCTATAGAATTGCACATATGATAAACGAAAAAGGAATTTCTCCTTATAAAATATTAGCAGTAACATTTACAAATAAAGCAGCTAAAGAAATGAGGGAAAGAGTTGAAAGTTTAATAGGAGAAGATGCACATAAAGCTATGATATCTACATTTCACTCTTTTGGAGTTAGACTATTAAGAGTGTATGGAGACAAATTAGGGTATAGTGCAAACTTCACAATTTATGATACAGATGACCAAAAAAGAGTTATAAGAGGTATTATGAAAGAGTTAGTGGTTACTGATAAATCATTAACTGAAGGTGCAATAGTTTCTATAATTTCAAAATTAAAAGAAAATAGTGTAAGTGTATCAGATTATGAAAAAGAAAATAGATTTGATGCTAATTATAAAATAATATTAGAATGCTATAGAAGATATAATGGAACTTTAAAACAAAATAACGGTATGGATTTTTCTGACATTCTTGTAAATTTACATAAATTATTGGATATTCAAGAAGTTTTAGAAAAATTACAAGAGAAATTTCAATATATAATGGTAGATGAGTATCAAGATACAAATAATATTCAGTATAATATTATAACTAAAATAGCGGCTAAATATAGAAATATATGTGTGGTTGGAGATGAAAATCAAAGTATATATGGATTTAGAGGTGCTAATATAAAAAATATACTTGATTTTGAAAAAGATTATAAAGATGCTTTAGTTGTAAAATTAGAGGAAAATTATCGTTCTACTTCAGCAATTTTAACAGCTGCAAATGAGGTAATAAAAAATAATAAAACTTCAAAAGATAAGAATCTGTGGACAAAAAAACCTCAAGGTGAATTAATAACTATAAAAGAGTGTTCTGATGGAAGAGAAGAAGTAAACTATATAATTGAAGAAATTATAAAAAGAAAAAATAGTGGAAGAAGTTATAAAGAGTTTACAATTCTTTATAGAACAAATGCTCAGTCAAGACTTTTTGAAGAAGGGTTATTAAAATATAATATTCCTTATAAGGTTTTTGGAGGAATGCAATTCTACCAAAGAGCAGAGATTAAGGATATTGTAGCATATTTAACAGTTATTAATAATCCACAAGATACAATAAATCTAAATAGAATAATAAATGTTCCAAAGCGAAAAATTGGAGATAAAAGTATAGAAAAAATAAGAGATTTTGCTAATGAAAAAGGAATATCTATGTTTGAAGCTCTTGGTAAAGGAATGGAAATTCCAGGATTAACATCAGGAGTAAAAATAGCTTTAGATGAACTCCATGCAATGTTAAAAGATTTAATAGATTTAACAAATGAAGGTAGTGTAAGTGAAGTATTTGATGAACTAATAAGAAGAGTAGGTTATTTTTCATATTTAAATTCAACTTATGGTGTTGAAGCTGAAGGTAGAATAGAGAACGTAGAGGAGTTAAAAAACTCGATAGTAGAACTTGAAAAAACAGTGGATTTTTTAACACTTAGAGAGTACTTAGAAAATATCTCTTTAGTAAGTGCTACAGATGATTTAGAAGGAGAGTCAGATTATATAAAATTAATGACAATTCATAACTCTAAAGGATTAGAGTTTCCAGTAGTGTTTTTAACAGGTGTTGAAGATGATATCTTCCCTGGTTCAAAAAAGGTATTATTTAATCCTGAAGAATTAGAAGAAGAGAGAAGACTTTGTTACGTAGCTATTACAAGAGCTGAAGAAAAATTATATTTAACTTATGCGAGAAGCAGATTTGTATATGGAGAATTTTTGACAAAGATGAAGTCAAGATTTATAGATGAATTACCAAGTGAAGTTTTAGAAAGAAGTGAAAGAGTTCAAGATACTCTACCAAAATCAAGAATTTCAACACAAGATAAAAAAATCTCTGGATTTAAAAATATTATAACAGGTGAAGACTTGAAAAAAATGAAAAATATTTCTAACTCACCTTTTGCAATGGGAGAAAAAGTAATTCATACAAAATTTGGATTAGGAAAAGTAATTGAAATATCAGAGAAAAAAATTGGAGTACAATTTGTAGATGGGAAAAAAGATATAGCCTTAGCTTTAGCAACTAAGTTTTTAACAAAGGCATAA
- the pssA gene encoding CDP-diacylglycerol--serine O-phosphatidyltransferase: MVERKYIAPNAITAANMFLGYLSITASIAGDFSKAIWFIILAMVCDGLDGKTARKLDAFSEFGKEFDSFCDAISFGLAPGILVYSVLKSSDSMKSFVIPISFIYALCGVMRLVKFNIVTTASSEKDDFSGMPIPSGASVVCSYLLFVEVVKTNFGMDLFSNEVFVGLTLLAAILMVSTIPFKTPDKVFGFVPKKLTIPFVILILATLKYSMFVVTCYYVLVNLTKFFTDRSKEATE; this comes from the coding sequence ATGGTAGAAAGAAAGTATATTGCACCTAATGCAATTACAGCAGCAAACATGTTTTTAGGATATCTTAGTATCACAGCTTCTATAGCGGGGGACTTTTCAAAAGCTATATGGTTTATAATTTTAGCTATGGTTTGTGATGGATTAGATGGAAAAACAGCGAGAAAACTAGATGCATTTAGTGAATTTGGAAAGGAGTTTGATTCTTTCTGTGATGCAATATCTTTTGGATTAGCTCCAGGAATACTTGTTTACTCGGTTCTAAAAAGCTCAGATAGTATGAAATCTTTTGTTATTCCAATTTCTTTTATATATGCTCTATGTGGAGTAATGAGATTGGTAAAATTTAACATAGTGACAACAGCATCAAGTGAAAAAGATGACTTTAGTGGAATGCCAATTCCTTCTGGAGCATCTGTAGTTTGTTCTTACTTATTGTTTGTTGAAGTTGTTAAAACAAACTTTGGAATGGATCTGTTTTCAAATGAAGTTTTCGTAGGATTAACATTACTAGCAGCAATTTTAATGGTAAGTACAATACCGTTTAAAACTCCAGATAAAGTTTTTGGATTTGTTCCTAAGAAATTAACTATACCATTTGTTATTTTAATTTTAGCAACATTAAAGTATAGTATGTTTGTTGTAACGTGTTACTATGTTTTAGTTAATTTAACGAAGTTTTTTACAGACAGATCGAAAGAAGCAACAGAATAA
- a CDS encoding YlmH family RNA-binding protein, giving the protein MNKNYFFNLFPKEDEFLIASIWEDICLCLDIDYPVYGNIFLPPQIWMKVRDFCNSININIFCYGLTSESEKKLVIFAPAHFKIEDLNPEITFFKIDGSNKFKNLQHKDFLGSIMSLGLKREALGDILVKNNIAYCISSNDIFNIIKNNLNQINTIPVKIDVTDSEIIPELEFKEFTDTVVSFRLDSIIASISNLSRNISVNLIESGDVLVNYNVEKSKSKVIEIGSIITIRKKGKFIIDKCLGENKKGKFKILIKQYI; this is encoded by the coding sequence ATGAATAAAAATTATTTTTTCAATTTATTTCCAAAAGAAGATGAGTTTCTCATAGCATCTATTTGGGAAGATATTTGTTTATGCTTAGATATTGATTACCCTGTCTACGGAAATATTTTTTTACCACCTCAAATTTGGATGAAAGTTCGTGATTTTTGTAACTCAATTAATATAAACATTTTTTGTTATGGATTAACATCTGAAAGTGAAAAAAAACTAGTTATTTTTGCTCCAGCACATTTTAAAATTGAAGATTTAAACCCTGAAATTACATTTTTTAAAATAGATGGTTCAAATAAATTTAAAAACTTACAACATAAAGATTTTTTAGGTTCTATTATGAGTTTAGGTCTAAAAAGAGAAGCTCTTGGAGATATTTTAGTTAAAAACAATATAGCTTATTGTATTTCTTCTAATGATATATTCAATATTATAAAAAATAATCTTAATCAAATAAATACCATCCCTGTTAAAATAGATGTTACTGATAGCGAGATAATCCCTGAATTAGAATTTAAGGAATTTACAGATACAGTAGTTTCTTTTAGATTAGATTCTATAATAGCTTCTATATCTAATCTTTCTCGAAATATTAGTGTTAATTTAATAGAAAGTGGTGATGTTTTAGTAAATTATAATGTTGAAAAAAGTAAAAGTAAAGTTATAGAAATTGGTTCTATTATAACAATACGAAAAAAAGGAAAATTTATAATCGATAAATGCTTAGGTGAAAATAAAAAAGGAAAATTTAAAATCCTTATCAAACAATATATTTAG
- a CDS encoding molybdopterin-binding protein, translating into MKTVKTIDATGMILCHDITKIVPGEFKGVAFKKGHIIKEEDIPELLKLGKDNLYVWEHKEGFLHENDAAIRIKNHTAGEGLIFSSIKEGKIDFIADIDGLLKIDTEELFKINSLGEIIVATLHNNTPVKKGTKIAGTRVIPLIIDENKIIQMEDSVKKNIIKVLPIKPKKVAIITTGNEVFYGRIQDKFGPILSKKVEEYGCEIVYHTFSSDDKEMIKEKIQEALNSEAELILCTGGMSVDPDDRTPLAIKEMGGELISYGSPVLPGAMLLLAYHGEKAILGLPGCVMHSKKTAFDLVLPRILAGEKITFKDIAAYGHGGLCLDCPICTFPHCSFGK; encoded by the coding sequence ATGAAAACTGTTAAAACTATAGACGCTACTGGCATGATTCTTTGTCATGATATTACAAAAATTGTCCCTGGCGAATTTAAAGGTGTAGCTTTTAAAAAAGGACATATTATAAAAGAGGAAGATATACCCGAGCTTTTAAAGTTAGGAAAGGACAATCTTTATGTTTGGGAACATAAAGAAGGGTTTTTACATGAAAATGATGCAGCTATAAGAATTAAAAATCATACAGCTGGGGAAGGGTTAATTTTCTCCTCTATAAAAGAGGGAAAAATCGATTTTATTGCAGATATTGATGGTCTTTTAAAAATAGATACAGAAGAACTATTTAAAATAAATAGTTTAGGAGAGATTATTGTTGCAACGCTTCATAACAATACTCCTGTTAAAAAAGGAACAAAAATTGCTGGTACTAGAGTTATTCCTTTAATTATTGACGAAAATAAAATAATTCAAATGGAAGATAGTGTAAAGAAAAATATTATAAAAGTTTTACCTATAAAACCAAAAAAAGTTGCTATTATAACAACTGGCAATGAAGTTTTTTATGGAAGAATCCAAGATAAGTTTGGTCCTATTTTATCTAAAAAAGTTGAGGAATATGGTTGTGAAATTGTTTATCATACTTTTTCTTCTGATGATAAAGAGATGATAAAAGAAAAAATTCAAGAAGCGTTAAATAGTGAGGCAGAGCTTATTCTTTGTACTGGTGGTATGTCTGTTGATCCAGATGATCGAACTCCTCTTGCTATAAAAGAAATGGGAGGAGAGTTAATAAGTTATGGTTCTCCTGTTTTACCTGGTGCAATGTTACTTTTAGCTTACCATGGAGAAAAGGCTATTTTAGGGCTTCCTGGATGTGTTATGCATTCTAAAAAAACTGCCTTTGATTTAGTTTTACCTAGAATCTTAGCTGGAGAAAAAATAACATTTAAAGATATTGCAGCATATGGTCATGGTGGACTATGTTTAGATTGTCCAATCTGCACTTTCCCCCATTGCTCTTTCGGTAAATAA
- a CDS encoding aldose epimerase family protein: MVKIESKKLVVLINKFGAELKSVVNKESGIEYIWPGLEGSFKKSAPNLFPFIGNILKGEIDYPLGKNERVVLPMTKHGFARDLDYEILEVTETTAKFELKPNHYTKERYPYNFSLIVEYIIDEDALHHNYLVKNNDVVEMYYHIGGHTAFYCNYNGDKNFEDYYLEFKEESCKMYKIDEENNSFLADVPENITVSKKIVLSKEMFAKDALVFDGLKNTTIKLKHSKSNHGVEFTFENLPVLTLWTNTDSSEFICLEPWAGITDFTNGTNKVEDKKEIQKLNTNEQKKYSQIMKFY; encoded by the coding sequence ATGGTAAAAATAGAGAGTAAGAAATTAGTTGTATTAATAAACAAATTTGGTGCAGAATTAAAAAGTGTAGTGAATAAAGAAAGTGGTATCGAGTATATTTGGCCAGGGCTAGAGGGAAGTTTCAAAAAAAGTGCTCCTAATTTATTTCCTTTCATAGGAAATATTTTAAAGGGAGAGATTGATTATCCTCTTGGCAAAAATGAAAGAGTGGTTTTGCCAATGACAAAACATGGATTTGCTAGAGATTTAGATTATGAGATACTAGAGGTTACAGAAACTACAGCAAAATTTGAATTAAAACCAAATCACTATACAAAAGAAAGATATCCTTATAATTTCTCTTTAATCGTCGAATATATAATAGATGAAGATGCGTTACATCATAATTATTTAGTGAAAAATAATGATGTAGTTGAAATGTATTATCATATAGGAGGACATACAGCTTTCTATTGTAATTATAACGGTGATAAAAACTTTGAAGATTATTATTTAGAGTTTAAAGAGGAATCTTGTAAAATGTATAAAATAGATGAAGAAAATAACTCTTTTTTGGCAGATGTCCCAGAGAATATTACTGTTTCAAAAAAAATAGTATTATCTAAAGAGATGTTTGCTAAAGATGCTTTAGTATTTGATGGATTAAAAAATACAACAATAAAATTAAAGCATTCAAAATCTAATCACGGAGTGGAGTTTACATTTGAGAATTTACCAGTTCTTACTTTATGGACGAACACAGATTCAAGTGAGTTTATATGTTTGGAACCTTGGGCAGGAATAACTGATTTTACAAATGGAACAAACAAAGTTGAAGATAAAAAAGAGATTCAGAAATTAAATACAAATGAACAAAAAAAATATTCACAAATTATGAAATTTTATTAA
- a CDS encoding peptidylprolyl isomerase: MKEVKLNAKIVTSRGEINLILFPEVAPVTVLNFAHLAMREYYNGIKFHRVIEDFMIQGGDPTGTGTGGPGYQFIDEFKEGVVFDKKGVLAMANAGPETNGSQFFITHVETPWLNYKHTIFGEVASEADQKVVDSIKQGDIIERIEITGDVEEFLKNEENAEFTAQMDEILDSQFPNLVQY, from the coding sequence ATGAAAGAAGTAAAATTAAACGCTAAAATAGTTACATCAAGAGGAGAGATTAACTTAATTCTATTCCCAGAGGTAGCTCCAGTTACAGTTTTAAACTTTGCACACTTAGCAATGAGAGAGTATTATAATGGAATTAAATTCCATAGAGTAATTGAAGACTTTATGATTCAAGGAGGAGATCCTACAGGAACTGGAACAGGTGGACCAGGATACCAATTTATTGATGAGTTCAAAGAGGGAGTAGTATTTGATAAAAAAGGAGTTTTAGCTATGGCTAATGCAGGTCCAGAAACAAATGGTTCTCAATTCTTTATTACTCATGTAGAAACTCCATGGTTAAACTACAAGCATACAATATTTGGTGAAGTTGCTTCTGAAGCTGACCAAAAAGTAGTAGATTCAATAAAGCAAGGAGACATTATTGAAAGAATCGAAATCACAGGAGATGTTGAAGAGTTCTTAAAGAATGAAGAAAATGCTGAGTTTACAGCTCAAATGGACGAGATTTTAGATTCTCAATTTCCAAATTTAGTTCAATACTAA
- a CDS encoding BaiN/RdsA family NAD(P)/FAD-dependent oxidoreductase: protein MKEFDLIVVGGGPSGIFTAITAAENGLKVALLEKNKRIGNKILVAGSGKCNLTHTGKSKEFLDKYGENGKFLKEALNKFSPDMLKEFFGKNGLPLVLVEDSGKFFPETFSSLDVVALLKKKLESLKVQILENIKIENIEKIDEEFLIFTKEDTFKCKNLSLATGGKSYPGVGTTGDGYIMAKSLGHKIIPPKPALSPIFVKDYFFEELSGISFQNVKITLWKENKKIIEKNGPVLLTHTNFSGPGILDNSRFVENDSELEINYIGQTYEKFNKDIIEETNKDGKKILKKYLHQYFLPERFIKIILSKAEIKEDLKLAELSKEKREELSKLLTSNRMEITKVGNFEMAMVTKGGVALEEVNPKTMESKKISGLYLVGEILDIDGDTGGYNIQAACSMGVLAGKSMKKKER from the coding sequence ATGAAAGAGTTTGATTTAATTGTAGTTGGTGGAGGTCCATCTGGGATATTCACAGCTATAACAGCAGCAGAAAATGGACTAAAAGTAGCTTTATTAGAAAAAAATAAAAGAATTGGAAATAAAATATTAGTTGCTGGAAGTGGAAAGTGTAATTTAACACATACAGGAAAATCAAAAGAGTTTTTAGATAAATATGGAGAAAATGGAAAATTTTTAAAGGAAGCTTTAAATAAGTTTTCTCCAGATATGTTAAAGGAATTTTTCGGAAAAAATGGATTACCATTAGTTTTAGTTGAGGACAGTGGAAAGTTTTTTCCTGAAACTTTTAGCTCTTTAGATGTAGTAGCTTTATTAAAAAAGAAATTAGAAAGTTTAAAAGTTCAAATATTAGAAAATATAAAAATAGAAAATATAGAAAAAATAGATGAAGAATTTTTAATTTTTACAAAAGAGGATACTTTTAAATGTAAAAATTTAAGCTTGGCAACAGGAGGAAAATCTTATCCTGGAGTAGGAACAACAGGAGATGGATATATAATGGCTAAAAGTTTAGGTCATAAAATTATTCCTCCTAAACCAGCTTTGTCTCCTATATTTGTTAAAGATTATTTTTTTGAAGAACTTTCTGGAATTAGCTTTCAAAATGTAAAAATAACTTTATGGAAAGAAAATAAAAAAATAATAGAAAAAAATGGTCCAGTTTTATTGACTCACACTAATTTTAGCGGCCCAGGAATATTAGATAATTCAAGGTTTGTGGAAAATGATAGTGAATTAGAAATAAATTATATAGGGCAAACTTATGAAAAATTTAATAAAGATATAATTGAAGAAACGAATAAAGATGGAAAAAAAATATTGAAAAAATATTTACATCAATATTTTTTACCAGAGAGATTTATAAAAATTATTTTATCGAAAGCTGAAATAAAAGAAGATTTAAAATTAGCAGAACTGTCAAAAGAGAAAAGAGAAGAACTATCAAAACTTTTAACTAGTAACAGAATGGAGATTACAAAAGTAGGAAATTTTGAAATGGCTATGGTTACAAAAGGAGGAGTTGCTTTAGAAGAGGTAAATCCTAAAACTATGGAGTCTAAAAAGATTTCAGGTCTTTATTTAGTTGGAGAAATTTTAGACATAGATGGAGATACAGGTGGTTATAATATTCAAGCTGCTTGTTCAATGGGAGTTTTAGCAGGAAAATCTATGAAAAAAAAGGAGAGATAA
- a CDS encoding THUMP domain-containing class I SAM-dependent RNA methyltransferase, whose product MKKYRLIASSTMGLESVVKDECKNLGFENVETFNGRIEFDGDEKEIVEANLHLRCADRVFIKMGEFKALTFDNLFENIKRLPWENIISIDGEFPISWVSSVKCKLFSKSDIQKIVKKAIVERLKVAYQTDKLVETGAQYRVKIQAHNDIFLVMIDTSGEGLHKRGYRNLINEAPLKETMAAALVLLSRWKGGDRPLVDPMCGTGTIAIEGAMIARNVAPGVNRNFASEKWGIIPEKLWVDLRDEAFSREDYDKEVKIYASDIDPETVEVAKANAIRAGVEEEIEFKCMNFLELETMAEKGCIISNPPYGDRLLDEDAVERLYGLMGDIFQMRFPKWSYYIITSYENFEKVFGKKATKNRKLYNGGIKCHYYQYYGAR is encoded by the coding sequence ATGAAAAAATACAGATTAATAGCTTCATCAACAATGGGGTTAGAAAGCGTTGTTAAAGATGAGTGTAAAAATTTAGGATTTGAAAATGTTGAAACATTTAATGGAAGAATAGAATTTGATGGAGATGAAAAAGAGATTGTAGAAGCGAATCTACATTTAAGATGTGCAGATAGAGTTTTTATAAAAATGGGAGAGTTTAAAGCTTTAACTTTTGATAACCTATTTGAAAATATAAAGAGATTACCTTGGGAAAATATAATATCTATAGATGGAGAGTTTCCAATAAGTTGGGTAAGTTCAGTAAAGTGTAAACTATTTTCTAAGTCTGATATTCAAAAAATAGTAAAAAAAGCAATTGTGGAAAGACTTAAAGTAGCTTACCAAACAGATAAGCTTGTAGAAACAGGAGCTCAATATAGAGTTAAAATTCAAGCGCATAATGATATATTTTTAGTTATGATTGATACAAGTGGAGAGGGATTACATAAAAGAGGTTATAGAAACTTAATAAATGAAGCACCACTAAAAGAAACAATGGCAGCAGCCTTAGTATTGTTAAGTCGTTGGAAAGGTGGAGATAGACCACTAGTAGATCCGATGTGTGGAACAGGTACTATTGCTATTGAAGGGGCAATGATTGCTAGAAATGTTGCTCCAGGTGTAAATAGAAATTTTGCTTCAGAAAAATGGGGAATAATACCTGAAAAATTATGGGTAGATTTAAGAGATGAAGCTTTTTCTAGAGAAGATTACGATAAAGAAGTAAAAATATATGCTTCTGATATTGATCCAGAAACTGTAGAAGTAGCTAAAGCAAATGCCATAAGAGCAGGAGTAGAAGAAGAAATTGAATTTAAATGTATGAACTTCTTAGAGTTAGAAACAATGGCAGAAAAAGGGTGTATTATATCAAATCCACCTTATGGAGATCGTTTGTTAGATGAAGATGCTGTAGAAAGACTATATGGACTTATGGGAGATATATTCCAAATGAGATTTCCAAAATGGTCTTATTATATAATAACATCTTACGAAAATTTCGAAAAAGTATTCGGTAAAAAAGCAACAAAAAATAGAAAGCTATATAATGGTGGAATAAAGTGTCATTATTATCAATATTATGGAGCTAGATAA